One genomic segment of Sminthopsis crassicaudata isolate SCR6 chromosome 2, ASM4859323v1, whole genome shotgun sequence includes these proteins:
- the SLC20A1 gene encoding sodium-dependent phosphate transporter 1 isoform X1, translating to MAAATLSPLMTLVTTAAPAPLSDYLWMLVLGFVIAFVLAFSVGANDVANSFGTAVGSGVVTLRQACVLASVFETVGSVLLGAKVSETIRKGLIDVDMYNSTQELLMAGSVSAMFGSAVWQLVASFLKLPISGTHCIVGATIGFSLVATGQQGVNWSALLKIVMSWFISPLLSGTMSAILFFLVRSFILRKSDPVPNGLRALPVFYACTIGINLFSIMYTGAPLLGFDKLPLWGTILISVGCAVFCALIVWFLVCPRMKRKIEREIKSSPSESPLMEKKSSLKEDHDEAKLSLGDSENRNPVSDMGAATVPLRAAVEERTVSFKLGDLEEAPERERLPNVDMKETNIDSATNGTVQLPNGNLVQFNQTVSNQMNSSGHYQYHTVHKDSGLYKELLHKLHLAKVGDCMGDSSDKPLRRNNSYTSYTMAICGMPLDSFRAKEGEPKGEEMEKLTGPVSDSKKRVRMDSYTSYCNAVSDIHSVSDVDVSMQAERGLGDRKGSGDSLEEWRDQDKPEISLLFQFLQILTACFGSFAHGGNDVSNAIGPLVALYLVYETGDVASKVATPIWLLLYGGVGICIGLWVWGRRVIQTMGKDLTPITPSSGFSIELASALTVVIASNVGLPISTTHCKVGSVVSVGWLRSKKAVDWRLFRNIFMAWFVTVPISGVISAAIMALFKYAILKV from the exons ATGGCCGCCGCCACCCTGAGCCCCCTGATGACGCTGGTCACGACCGCCGCCCCCGCGCCCCTCTCGGACTATCTGTGGATGCTCGTGCTGGGCTTCGTCATCGCCTTTGTCCTCGCCTTCTCCGTGGGCGCCAACGACGTGGCCAACTCCTTCGGCACGGCCGTGGGCTCGGGGGTCGTGACCCTGCGCCAGGCCTGCGTGCTGGCCAGCGTCTTTGAGACTGTGGGCTCGGTGCTGCTGGGGGCCAAGGTGAGCGAGACCATCCGCAAGGGCCTCATCGACGTGGACATGTACAACTCGACGCAGGAGCTGCTCATGGCTGGCTCTGTCAGTGCCATGTTCG GGTCTGCCGTGTGGCAGCTAGTGGCTTCATTTTTGAAGCTCCCCATTTCTGGGACCCACTGTATTGTTGGAGCGACTATTGGCTTCTCCCTGGTGGCCACGGGGCAGCAAGGGGTCAACTGGTCTGCACTGCTGAAAATTG TGATGTCCTGGTTCATCTCCCCACTTCTTTCTGGCACCATGTCTGCAATTCTGTTCTTCCTGGTTCGATCCTTCATCCTCCGAAAG AGTGATCCAGTTCCTAATGGCTTACGGGCCCTGCCAGTTTTCTATGCCTGCACAATTGGAATTAACCTCTTCTCCATCATGTACACTGGAGCCCCCT TGCTGGGCTTTGACAAACTTCCTCTGTGGGGTACCATCCTCATCTCGGTGGGATGTGCTGTTTTCTGTGCCCTTATCGTCTGGTTCCTTGTCTGTCCCAGgatgaagagaaaaattgaaC GAGAAATCAAATCAAGTCCTTCTGAGAGTCCTTTAATGGAGAAAAAGAGTAGCTTAAAAGAAGATCATGACGAAGCCAAGCTGTCCCTTGGTGATTCTGAAAACAGGAACCCTGTTTCTGATATGGGAGCTGCTACTGTGCCACTGCGAGCTGCAGTGGAGGAGAGAACTGTCTCATTCAAGCTGGGAGATCTGGAGGAAGCCCCAGAGCGAGAGAGGCTGCCTAATGTAGATATGAAAGAAACGAATATTGACAGTGCAACGAATG GCACAGTGCAGTTGCCCAATGGAAACCTAGTCCAATTCAATCAAACAGTCAGCAACCAGATGAATTCCAGTGGCCACTATCAGTATCACACTGTGCATAAAGATTCTGGCTTATACAAAGAGTTACTTCACAAGCTGCACCTTGCCAAGGTGGGAGACTGCATGGGGGACTCAAGTGACAAACCCCTCAGGCGTAACAACAGCTATACATCCTACACCATGGCCATCTGCGGCATGCCTTTGGATTCATTCCGTGCCAAAGAAGGAGAGCCgaaaggggaagaaatggaaaagctGACCGGACCTGTCTCTGACTCCAAGAAGAGGGTCCGTATGGATAGCTATACCAGCTACTGCAATGCTGTTTCTGACATCCACTCGGTGTCTGACGTGGATGTGAGCATGCAGGCTGAGCGGGGCCTTGGGGACAGGAAGGGTAGTGGGGATTCTCTCGAAGAGTGGCGGGACCAGGACAAGCCAGAGATCTCCCTGCTCTTCCAGTTCTTGCAGATCCTCACGGCCTGCTTTGGCTCTTTTGCCCATGGTGGCAACGATGTAAG CAATGCCATTGGACCTCTGGTCGCTCTGTATTTGGTCTATGAAACTGGAGATGTTGCTTCAAAAGTAGCAACCCCAATTTGGCTCCTATTGTATGGTGGTGTTGGTATATGTATTGGTCTCTGGGTCTGGGGAAGGAGAGTTATTCAGACCATGGGAAAGGATCTCACACCAATCACACCCTCTAG TGGCTTCAGTATTGAACTGGCATCAGCTCTCACCGTAGTAATTGCGTCAAATGTTGGCCTTCCCATCAGCACAACTCACTGTAAG GTGGGCTCCGTTGTTTCTGTTGGCTGGCTTCGCTCCAAGAAAGCTGTGGACTGGAGACTCTTCCGAAACATCTTCATGGCCTGGTTTGTTACTGTACCAATTTCAGGAGTGATCAGTGCTGCTATTATGGCCCTTTTCAAATACGCCATTCTCAAAGTGTGA
- the SLC20A1 gene encoding sodium-dependent phosphate transporter 1 isoform X2 produces MAAATLSPLMTLVTTAAPAPLSDYLWMLVLGFVIAFVLAFSVGANDVANSFGTAVGSGVVTLRQACVLASVFETVGSVLLGAKVSETIRKGLIDVDMYNSTQELLMAGSVSAMFVMSWFISPLLSGTMSAILFFLVRSFILRKSDPVPNGLRALPVFYACTIGINLFSIMYTGAPLLGFDKLPLWGTILISVGCAVFCALIVWFLVCPRMKRKIEREIKSSPSESPLMEKKSSLKEDHDEAKLSLGDSENRNPVSDMGAATVPLRAAVEERTVSFKLGDLEEAPERERLPNVDMKETNIDSATNGTVQLPNGNLVQFNQTVSNQMNSSGHYQYHTVHKDSGLYKELLHKLHLAKVGDCMGDSSDKPLRRNNSYTSYTMAICGMPLDSFRAKEGEPKGEEMEKLTGPVSDSKKRVRMDSYTSYCNAVSDIHSVSDVDVSMQAERGLGDRKGSGDSLEEWRDQDKPEISLLFQFLQILTACFGSFAHGGNDVSNAIGPLVALYLVYETGDVASKVATPIWLLLYGGVGICIGLWVWGRRVIQTMGKDLTPITPSSGFSIELASALTVVIASNVGLPISTTHCKVGSVVSVGWLRSKKAVDWRLFRNIFMAWFVTVPISGVISAAIMALFKYAILKV; encoded by the exons ATGGCCGCCGCCACCCTGAGCCCCCTGATGACGCTGGTCACGACCGCCGCCCCCGCGCCCCTCTCGGACTATCTGTGGATGCTCGTGCTGGGCTTCGTCATCGCCTTTGTCCTCGCCTTCTCCGTGGGCGCCAACGACGTGGCCAACTCCTTCGGCACGGCCGTGGGCTCGGGGGTCGTGACCCTGCGCCAGGCCTGCGTGCTGGCCAGCGTCTTTGAGACTGTGGGCTCGGTGCTGCTGGGGGCCAAGGTGAGCGAGACCATCCGCAAGGGCCTCATCGACGTGGACATGTACAACTCGACGCAGGAGCTGCTCATGGCTGGCTCTGTCAGTGCCATGTTCG TGATGTCCTGGTTCATCTCCCCACTTCTTTCTGGCACCATGTCTGCAATTCTGTTCTTCCTGGTTCGATCCTTCATCCTCCGAAAG AGTGATCCAGTTCCTAATGGCTTACGGGCCCTGCCAGTTTTCTATGCCTGCACAATTGGAATTAACCTCTTCTCCATCATGTACACTGGAGCCCCCT TGCTGGGCTTTGACAAACTTCCTCTGTGGGGTACCATCCTCATCTCGGTGGGATGTGCTGTTTTCTGTGCCCTTATCGTCTGGTTCCTTGTCTGTCCCAGgatgaagagaaaaattgaaC GAGAAATCAAATCAAGTCCTTCTGAGAGTCCTTTAATGGAGAAAAAGAGTAGCTTAAAAGAAGATCATGACGAAGCCAAGCTGTCCCTTGGTGATTCTGAAAACAGGAACCCTGTTTCTGATATGGGAGCTGCTACTGTGCCACTGCGAGCTGCAGTGGAGGAGAGAACTGTCTCATTCAAGCTGGGAGATCTGGAGGAAGCCCCAGAGCGAGAGAGGCTGCCTAATGTAGATATGAAAGAAACGAATATTGACAGTGCAACGAATG GCACAGTGCAGTTGCCCAATGGAAACCTAGTCCAATTCAATCAAACAGTCAGCAACCAGATGAATTCCAGTGGCCACTATCAGTATCACACTGTGCATAAAGATTCTGGCTTATACAAAGAGTTACTTCACAAGCTGCACCTTGCCAAGGTGGGAGACTGCATGGGGGACTCAAGTGACAAACCCCTCAGGCGTAACAACAGCTATACATCCTACACCATGGCCATCTGCGGCATGCCTTTGGATTCATTCCGTGCCAAAGAAGGAGAGCCgaaaggggaagaaatggaaaagctGACCGGACCTGTCTCTGACTCCAAGAAGAGGGTCCGTATGGATAGCTATACCAGCTACTGCAATGCTGTTTCTGACATCCACTCGGTGTCTGACGTGGATGTGAGCATGCAGGCTGAGCGGGGCCTTGGGGACAGGAAGGGTAGTGGGGATTCTCTCGAAGAGTGGCGGGACCAGGACAAGCCAGAGATCTCCCTGCTCTTCCAGTTCTTGCAGATCCTCACGGCCTGCTTTGGCTCTTTTGCCCATGGTGGCAACGATGTAAG CAATGCCATTGGACCTCTGGTCGCTCTGTATTTGGTCTATGAAACTGGAGATGTTGCTTCAAAAGTAGCAACCCCAATTTGGCTCCTATTGTATGGTGGTGTTGGTATATGTATTGGTCTCTGGGTCTGGGGAAGGAGAGTTATTCAGACCATGGGAAAGGATCTCACACCAATCACACCCTCTAG TGGCTTCAGTATTGAACTGGCATCAGCTCTCACCGTAGTAATTGCGTCAAATGTTGGCCTTCCCATCAGCACAACTCACTGTAAG GTGGGCTCCGTTGTTTCTGTTGGCTGGCTTCGCTCCAAGAAAGCTGTGGACTGGAGACTCTTCCGAAACATCTTCATGGCCTGGTTTGTTACTGTACCAATTTCAGGAGTGATCAGTGCTGCTATTATGGCCCTTTTCAAATACGCCATTCTCAAAGTGTGA